A region of Mesorhizobium sp. M3A.F.Ca.ET.080.04.2.1 DNA encodes the following proteins:
- a CDS encoding ABC transporter permease, producing MPAQSIWTLLSWGPDGWLDDIASGVLVTIALALATLPIGLVIGFFVAFAKQHEEPSLRLAANIYTTVFRGLPELVTLFLFFFGMPILLQHLIRLFWPDTTVDVNSFLAGLIVLSLIFSSYTSEVFLSAFRAIPKGQYEGGYAIGLSKWQTMFKVILPQLLRIAFPGLENCWLILLKDTSLVSVVNLAETLRNAGVAARVTKHSFLFYSVAALIFLVLAILSSIATGFILRSLSRRTAR from the coding sequence ATGCCAGCCCAGAGCATATGGACACTTCTCAGTTGGGGACCGGACGGCTGGCTTGACGACATCGCCTCTGGCGTGCTGGTCACGATCGCACTGGCGCTCGCCACATTGCCGATCGGCCTGGTGATCGGCTTTTTCGTCGCCTTCGCCAAGCAGCACGAGGAGCCGTCGCTGCGCCTGGCGGCCAATATCTACACCACCGTGTTTCGAGGCCTGCCGGAACTGGTGACGCTGTTTCTGTTCTTCTTCGGCATGCCGATCCTGCTGCAGCACCTTATACGCCTGTTCTGGCCCGACACGACGGTCGACGTGAACAGCTTCCTTGCCGGCCTGATCGTGCTCTCGCTGATCTTCTCGTCCTACACCAGCGAGGTCTTCCTTTCCGCCTTTCGCGCCATCCCCAAGGGCCAGTATGAGGGCGGCTACGCCATCGGCCTTTCGAAATGGCAGACCATGTTCAAGGTGATACTGCCGCAATTGCTGCGCATCGCCTTTCCCGGCCTTGAGAATTGCTGGCTGATCCTGCTCAAGGACACCTCGCTGGTCTCGGTCGTCAATCTCGCGGAAACCCTGCGCAATGCCGGGGTCGCGGCCCGCGTCACCAAGCATTCCTTCCTCTTCTACAGCGTCGCGGCGCTGATCTTCCTTGTGCTGGCCATTCTGTCGTCGATCGCCACCGGCTTCATTCTGCGTTCGCTGTCACGGAGGACGGCGCGATGA
- a CDS encoding nicotinate-nucleotide--dimethylbenzimidazole phosphoribosyltransferase — MTSPTPFDDFRSLLSKLPPADGAAERRVHVLFGKADKPKASLGRVEDIAAWLAAWSGRAPPAVNRPLVAIFAGNHGAVRHAISPRPVAATANAVELCAAGGAAINQICIANDLGLKVFDLALDVPTGDITEEAALAERGCAATMAFGMEAVAGGSDLLCLGDLGVGNSTIAAALCAALFGGKGVDWVGPGSGADAAMMAHKTNVVDRGLALHRAGIADPFEALRRVGGREFAAICGAILAARMEKIPVLLDGFAATAAAAVLHAGNPAALDHCLLASLSPEPGHAKAADRLGLRPLLDLGVSHGEGVGAALAAGLVKAAALTSSGMAAAVR, encoded by the coding sequence ATGACCAGCCCGACGCCCTTCGATGATTTCCGCAGCCTGCTTTCGAAACTGCCGCCGGCCGACGGCGCGGCCGAGCGGCGCGTGCACGTGCTGTTCGGCAAGGCCGACAAACCGAAAGCTTCGCTCGGCCGCGTCGAGGATATCGCCGCCTGGCTCGCCGCTTGGAGCGGGCGGGCGCCGCCGGCGGTCAACCGCCCGCTGGTCGCGATCTTTGCCGGCAATCATGGCGCCGTCCGTCACGCCATCTCGCCGCGGCCGGTGGCGGCGACCGCCAATGCCGTCGAACTCTGCGCCGCCGGTGGCGCTGCCATCAATCAGATCTGTATCGCCAACGACCTAGGGCTGAAGGTGTTCGATCTAGCCTTGGACGTTCCGACCGGGGACATCACGGAAGAGGCGGCGCTCGCCGAGCGCGGCTGTGCCGCAACCATGGCCTTCGGCATGGAGGCCGTTGCCGGCGGTTCCGATCTGCTTTGTCTGGGCGATCTCGGCGTCGGCAATTCGACGATCGCCGCGGCGCTTTGCGCGGCTCTGTTCGGCGGCAAGGGCGTCGACTGGGTCGGGCCGGGATCCGGGGCCGACGCGGCGATGATGGCGCACAAGACTAACGTGGTCGACCGTGGGCTGGCTCTCCATCGTGCCGGTATCGCCGATCCCTTCGAGGCGCTGCGCCGGGTCGGGGGGCGCGAGTTCGCGGCGATCTGCGGCGCCATCCTGGCAGCCCGCATGGAGAAGATTCCGGTGCTGCTCGACGGATTTGCCGCGACCGCTGCGGCGGCGGTCCTGCATGCCGGCAATCCGGCCGCGCTCGACCATTGCCTGCTCGCCAGCCTGTCGCCCGAACCCGGCCATGCGAAAGCTGCTGACCGGCTCGGGCTGCGACCTCTGCTCGATCTCGGGGTCAGCCACGGCGAAGGGGTGGGGGCCGCGCTTGCCGCGGGCCTGGTGAAGGCCGCCGCGCTCACCAGTTCCGGCATGGCGGCTGCTGTGCGGTAG
- a CDS encoding uracil-DNA glycosylase family protein, with protein sequence MHQCAALARRDLQPAERRCLSESVDRPPGMKEELARLAARVQSCRICAEHPRGRPLPHEPRPVLRPSSRARILLAGQAPGTKVHVSGMPFTDASGDRLRSWLGVSSEEFYDIDKFAIVPMGFCFPGQDAKGADLPPRRECAPAWRAELMALMPQIDLVLTIGGYAQAWHMGPARRTSLTDTVKDWRALWHAAAAPKVLPLPHPSWRNTGWLKKNPWFEMDLLPFLRSEIRYRLD encoded by the coding sequence ATGCACCAATGTGCAGCGCTGGCACGCCGCGATCTCCAGCCGGCCGAGCGCCGCTGCCTGAGTGAAAGCGTGGACCGGCCGCCTGGAATGAAGGAAGAACTGGCGCGCCTGGCCGCAAGGGTACAGAGCTGCCGCATCTGCGCCGAGCATCCGCGCGGCCGGCCCCTGCCGCATGAACCGCGCCCCGTGCTCAGGCCGTCATCGCGGGCCCGCATCCTGCTCGCCGGCCAGGCGCCGGGCACCAAGGTGCACGTTTCGGGGATGCCGTTCACCGACGCTTCGGGCGACCGGCTGCGAAGCTGGCTCGGCGTCAGCAGCGAGGAGTTCTACGACATCGACAAATTCGCCATCGTGCCGATGGGTTTCTGTTTTCCAGGGCAGGACGCCAAGGGCGCCGACCTGCCGCCGCGCCGCGAGTGTGCGCCGGCCTGGCGGGCCGAGCTCATGGCACTGATGCCGCAGATCGATCTGGTGCTGACGATCGGCGGCTACGCCCAAGCCTGGCACATGGGCCCTGCACGCCGGACCTCGCTAACCGACACGGTGAAGGACTGGCGCGCCCTATGGCACGCCGCAGCCGCGCCGAAGGTCCTGCCGCTGCCGCATCCATCATGGCGGAACACCGGCTGGCTGAAGAAGAATCCATGGTTTGAAATGGATTTGCTGCCGTTCCTGAGGTCGGAAATCCGCTATCGCCTTGATTAG
- a CDS encoding DUF3299 domain-containing protein encodes MTNHFKPRAMLAAVLVLASTGADAAADVAHIFWKDLRPKTQAIAEDSNLPMIAAKLPDHGETLSLNLQDKTIQLAGYALPVDRDGDLVYQFLLVPWTGACSHMPTPPPNQIVLVTPAQPYRVSEAYQPVSVTGVLKPGMEKSQLFILDGVLIVQSGYTVRKAEVASVETVPDAVAPPINSPWNFLNKSKK; translated from the coding sequence ATGACAAACCATTTCAAACCACGGGCGATGCTGGCGGCCGTGCTGGTCCTCGCGTCCACCGGAGCCGATGCCGCGGCCGACGTCGCACATATCTTCTGGAAGGATCTGCGCCCGAAGACACAGGCTATCGCGGAAGACTCCAATCTGCCGATGATCGCGGCAAAACTGCCGGACCACGGCGAGACGCTGTCGCTCAACCTCCAAGACAAGACCATTCAATTGGCCGGCTATGCTTTGCCGGTCGATCGCGACGGCGACCTCGTCTACCAGTTCCTGCTGGTGCCTTGGACCGGCGCCTGCAGCCATATGCCGACGCCGCCGCCGAACCAGATCGTGCTGGTCACGCCGGCGCAACCTTACAGAGTATCGGAGGCCTACCAGCCGGTCTCGGTTACCGGCGTGCTGAAGCCCGGCATGGAGAAGAGCCAGCTCTTCATCCTCGACGGCGTGCTGATCGTCCAGTCAGGCTACACGGTGCGCAAGGCCGAGGTGGCGAGCGTCGAGACCGTGCCTGATGCCGTCGCGCCACCCATCAATTCTCCTTGGAATTTCCTGAATAAAAGCAAGAAGTAA
- a CDS encoding DNA alkylation repair protein, which translates to MSLPDPNWSADDIVAHLRAIGKAENRAGMARFGITTTTALGVGNSDLRPLARKLKKNHDRALLLWASGIREARLMGAFTGDPKKLTVEQCRRWAADFDSWEVVDSVADLFAETPFWRELIDEFAEDEREFVRRTAFAMLAWAAVHLKKEPDATFLSCLPLIEKHSRDPRNFVRKAVNWALRQIGKRSLALHAPALALAEELAASSDKTARWIGKDAVKEMTDPKQLERLAARKT; encoded by the coding sequence ATGTCCCTGCCCGATCCGAACTGGAGCGCCGACGATATCGTCGCCCACCTGCGCGCGATCGGCAAAGCGGAAAACCGCGCCGGAATGGCGCGGTTCGGCATCACGACCACGACCGCGTTAGGCGTCGGCAATTCTGATCTGCGGCCGCTGGCGCGCAAGCTGAAGAAGAACCACGACCGGGCGCTGCTGCTTTGGGCCAGCGGCATCCGCGAGGCCCGGCTGATGGGTGCCTTCACCGGCGACCCGAAAAAGCTCACCGTCGAGCAATGCCGGCGCTGGGCCGCCGATTTCGACAGCTGGGAGGTCGTCGACAGCGTTGCTGACCTGTTTGCGGAAACGCCCTTCTGGCGCGAATTGATCGACGAGTTCGCCGAGGACGAGCGCGAATTCGTCCGCCGCACCGCCTTTGCCATGCTGGCTTGGGCCGCGGTGCATCTGAAGAAGGAGCCGGACGCGACCTTTCTTTCCTGTCTGCCGCTGATCGAAAAGCATTCTCGCGATCCGCGCAATTTCGTCCGCAAAGCGGTCAACTGGGCGCTGCGGCAGATCGGCAAGCGCTCGCTGGCGTTGCACGCCCCTGCCCTTGCGCTCGCCGAAGAACTGGCGGCATCGTCCGACAAGACGGCGCGCTGGATCGGCAAGGATGCGGTCAAGGAAATGACAGATCCCAAACAGCTCGAGCGGCTCGCTGCCAGAAAAACTTGA
- a CDS encoding HAMP domain-containing sensor histidine kinase: MPLLRSDTADKFIVDRRRPHRNSDVARAVRRTRDRLSQQAGSPDFDRELLKLHARAMVVSAAAIPLLVLAIATVGLFAGLGRQIPVWALLTLVCYTAVAFLARRVERTEASAIAPSRTRREFLIGHFLCGLCWAWFAWLGCGACQVDQFQVIKAMLLLVAMAITAVMASSLGGVMVATFAIPVGVYAYAVAGLWLPIGSVMAALLIVALPFFAYVARQLNQSSWMLLSFRSEKDALVAEVETAKSMSDEARRRAEDANLAKSRFLASMSHELRTPLNAILGFSEVMANEVLGPMNNPTYREYARDVHESGQHLLDLINEILDLSRIEAGRYQLNEEPVMLVTVVEDCCHMMELRARNKDIRVVQEFETTLPRLLADERAVRQITLNLLSNAIKFTPSGGEVRVRVGWTAGGGQYVSVKDNGPGIPQEEIPVVLSAFGQGSIAIKSAEQGTGLGLPIVQGLLAMHGGEFELNSKLREGTEAIATFPLSRVMEELPALPTKAVAARRR; the protein is encoded by the coding sequence ATGCCTTTGCTACGCTCGGACACAGCGGACAAATTCATTGTGGATCGCAGGAGACCGCACCGCAACAGCGACGTTGCGCGCGCGGTGCGTAGGACGCGTGACCGTCTCTCGCAGCAGGCGGGCAGCCCCGACTTCGACCGGGAACTGCTGAAGCTCCACGCTCGCGCCATGGTGGTGAGCGCTGCAGCCATCCCGCTTCTGGTGCTTGCGATCGCGACGGTCGGCCTGTTCGCCGGCCTGGGCAGGCAGATCCCCGTCTGGGCCTTGCTCACGCTGGTCTGCTACACGGCCGTCGCCTTCCTGGCGCGCCGTGTGGAACGGACGGAAGCATCGGCAATCGCCCCCTCCCGGACGCGCCGGGAATTCCTGATCGGTCATTTCCTCTGTGGACTGTGCTGGGCCTGGTTCGCATGGCTGGGTTGCGGCGCATGCCAGGTCGACCAGTTCCAGGTGATCAAGGCCATGCTGCTGTTGGTCGCCATGGCCATCACGGCGGTGATGGCGTCCTCCCTGGGCGGCGTCATGGTGGCGACCTTTGCCATACCGGTAGGCGTCTATGCCTATGCCGTGGCAGGGCTGTGGTTGCCGATCGGATCGGTGATGGCAGCGCTGCTGATCGTCGCCCTGCCCTTCTTCGCCTATGTCGCGCGCCAGCTGAACCAGTCGTCATGGATGCTGCTTTCCTTCCGCTCGGAGAAGGATGCGCTTGTCGCCGAGGTGGAGACGGCGAAGTCGATGTCTGACGAGGCGCGCCGGCGCGCGGAGGATGCCAATCTGGCCAAGTCGCGCTTTCTTGCCTCGATGAGCCATGAACTGAGGACCCCGCTGAACGCCATACTCGGCTTCTCGGAAGTGATGGCCAATGAGGTGCTGGGCCCCATGAACAATCCGACCTATCGCGAATACGCACGCGACGTCCACGAATCGGGCCAGCACCTGCTCGACCTGATCAACGAGATCCTCGACCTGTCGCGCATCGAGGCCGGCCGCTATCAGCTGAACGAGGAACCGGTGATGCTGGTGACGGTGGTCGAGGATTGCTGCCACATGATGGAACTCAGGGCCCGCAACAAGGATATCCGCGTCGTCCAGGAATTCGAGACGACCCTGCCGCGCCTGCTCGCCGACGAGCGGGCCGTGCGGCAGATCACGCTCAACCTGTTGTCCAACGCGATCAAGTTCACCCCGTCGGGAGGCGAAGTGCGGGTGCGTGTCGGCTGGACAGCGGGCGGCGGCCAGTATGTCTCGGTCAAGGACAATGGTCCCGGCATACCGCAGGAGGAAATCCCGGTGGTGCTTTCCGCCTTCGGGCAGGGCTCGATCGCCATCAAGAGCGCGGAGCAAGGTACCGGCCTTGGCCTGCCGATCGTCCAGGGTCTGCTCGCCATGCATGGCGGCGAATTCGAGCTGAACTCCAAGTTGCGCGAAGGTACCGAGGCCATCGCCACCTTCCCGTTGAGCCGGGTGATGGAGGAATTGCCGGCACTGCCGACCAAAGCGGTGGCAGCGCGCCGGCGCTAG
- a CDS encoding TIGR02281 family clan AA aspartic protease, translated as MNRLFWIVMAVIGIAVVLLMLNDSSGRTLGFANDDFGRLIWLGALGTLIGASFLRSGRPLGDMARSLGVWAAIVLALIAGYQYRYELQDVASRVTAGLVPGSPLALGVDNGRATVALEKADNGHFEARVLINGTPVRAVVDTGATTTVLTAEDAQAVGFNPAALDFTTLVSTANGMARAATVKTDELAIGGIVRKGMPVMIAAPGMLERSLLGMNFIGSLSGFDVRGDRMILRD; from the coding sequence ATGAACCGGCTGTTCTGGATCGTGATGGCAGTGATCGGCATCGCGGTGGTGCTGCTGATGCTCAATGATTCGTCCGGCCGTACCCTGGGGTTCGCCAACGACGATTTCGGCCGGCTGATCTGGCTTGGTGCGCTCGGCACGCTGATCGGCGCCAGCTTTCTGCGTTCGGGCAGGCCGCTGGGCGACATGGCGCGCAGTCTCGGCGTCTGGGCGGCTATCGTGCTGGCCCTGATCGCCGGCTATCAATACCGCTATGAGTTGCAGGATGTGGCCAGCCGCGTCACCGCTGGTTTGGTTCCCGGCAGTCCTCTGGCGCTCGGGGTGGACAATGGCCGCGCCACGGTCGCCCTCGAGAAGGCCGACAACGGCCATTTCGAAGCCCGCGTCCTGATCAATGGCACCCCTGTGCGGGCAGTGGTCGACACCGGCGCGACCACCACGGTGCTGACGGCCGAGGACGCCCAGGCGGTCGGGTTCAACCCGGCGGCGCTTGATTTCACCACGCTGGTATCCACCGCCAATGGCATGGCGCGCGCCGCCACCGTCAAGACCGACGAACTGGCGATCGGTGGCATCGTGCGCAAAGGCATGCCGGTCATGATTGCCGCACCCGGCATGCTGGAGCGAAGCCTGCTCGGCATGAATTTCATCGGCTCGCTGTCGGGTTTCGACGTGCGCGGCGACCGAATGATCCTGCGGGACTGA
- a CDS encoding NAD(P)-dependent oxidoreductase: MASVAFLGLGVMGYPMAGHLKNKGGHLVTVYNRTAAKAEQWVAQHGGKLALTPAEAAEGMDFVFSCVGNDDDLRSVTTGANGAFAAMKKGSVFVDNTTASAEVARELAEAAEKAGFSFLDAPVSGGQAGAENGVLTVMVGGEQAAFDKAKPIIDAYARMVGLMGSAGAGQLTKMINQITIAGLVQGLAEGIHFGKKAGLDIEKVIEVISKGAAGSWQMDSRHKTMNAGKYDFGFAVDWMRKDLGICLAEANRNGAKLPVTALVDQFYKDVQEMGGRRWDTSSLLARLER; this comes from the coding sequence ATGGCATCGGTTGCATTTCTCGGTCTCGGCGTCATGGGCTACCCGATGGCCGGGCACCTGAAGAACAAGGGCGGCCACCTCGTCACCGTCTACAACCGCACCGCCGCAAAAGCCGAGCAGTGGGTCGCACAGCATGGCGGCAAACTGGCGCTGACGCCGGCCGAAGCGGCCGAGGGCATGGACTTCGTCTTCTCCTGCGTCGGCAATGACGACGATCTGCGCTCGGTGACGACCGGCGCAAACGGCGCCTTCGCCGCGATGAAGAAGGGCTCCGTGTTCGTCGACAACACCACGGCCTCTGCAGAGGTCGCGCGGGAATTGGCCGAAGCCGCTGAAAAGGCCGGCTTTTCCTTCCTCGACGCGCCGGTGTCGGGCGGCCAGGCCGGCGCCGAGAACGGCGTCCTGACGGTGATGGTTGGCGGCGAGCAGGCTGCCTTCGACAAGGCCAAGCCCATCATCGACGCCTATGCCCGAATGGTCGGGCTGATGGGGTCGGCGGGCGCTGGCCAGCTCACCAAGATGATCAACCAGATCACCATTGCGGGGCTGGTCCAGGGACTGGCCGAAGGCATCCATTTCGGCAAGAAGGCAGGCCTCGACATCGAGAAAGTCATCGAGGTGATCTCCAAGGGCGCCGCCGGCTCCTGGCAGATGGACAGCCGCCACAAGACGATGAATGCGGGAAAATACGATTTCGGCTTTGCCGTCGATTGGATGCGCAAGGATCTCGGCATCTGCCTGGCCGAAGCCAATCGCAACGGCGCCAAGCTGCCGGTGACGGCGCTCGTCGATCAGTTCTACAAGGATGTGCAGGAAATGGGCGGCAGGCGCTGGGACACGTCCTCGCTGCTGGCTCGTCTCGAAAGATAA
- a CDS encoding ABC transporter permease has product MSVSQAIVVERPPPQARGWPRARIVGYALVAMWALFGLGIVAYLVTAWNPEFFARYAPAYLQGLGTTLALVIISMIAGAILSLPVTYARMSKSQLLSGLAYCYVYFFRGTPLLVQVYLVYYGVGSFRPQLETVGLWWFFREAFYCGVFAFALNTAAYQAEILRGAIESVPRGQWEGAASLGLHRLQTLRKIILPQAIVVALRPYGNELVLMIKASAIVAIITVYDLMGNAKLAYARSFDIQAYIWVAIVYLVMVEILRHGVEWIERRITIHLHR; this is encoded by the coding sequence ATGAGCGTCAGCCAGGCCATCGTCGTCGAGCGGCCGCCGCCCCAGGCGCGCGGCTGGCCGCGCGCTCGCATCGTCGGTTACGCGCTCGTGGCCATGTGGGCCCTCTTCGGCCTCGGCATCGTTGCCTATCTGGTCACTGCCTGGAACCCCGAGTTCTTCGCCAGATACGCGCCGGCCTATCTGCAGGGACTGGGAACGACGCTTGCCCTGGTGATCATTTCGATGATCGCCGGCGCGATCTTGTCGCTTCCCGTCACCTACGCCCGCATGTCGAAGAGCCAGCTGCTCTCCGGGCTGGCCTACTGCTATGTCTATTTCTTCCGCGGCACCCCGCTGCTGGTGCAGGTCTATCTGGTCTATTACGGCGTCGGCTCGTTCCGGCCGCAGCTCGAAACCGTCGGCCTCTGGTGGTTCTTCCGCGAGGCGTTCTATTGCGGCGTGTTCGCCTTCGCGCTCAACACCGCCGCCTACCAGGCCGAGATCCTTCGCGGCGCCATCGAGAGCGTGCCGAGGGGCCAATGGGAGGGCGCAGCCTCGCTTGGTCTGCACCGGCTGCAGACGCTGCGCAAGATCATCCTGCCGCAGGCGATCGTCGTGGCCTTGAGACCCTACGGCAACGAGCTCGTCCTGATGATCAAGGCGTCGGCGATCGTCGCCATCATCACCGTCTACGACCTGATGGGCAACGCCAAGCTCGCCTATGCCAGGTCCTTCGACATCCAGGCCTATATCTGGGTGGCGATCGTCTACCTGGTGATGGTCGAGATCCTGCGCCACGGCGTCGAATGGATCGAGAGGCGCATCACCATCCATCTGCACCGATAG
- a CDS encoding DUF1289 domain-containing protein: protein MSAIESPCILVCSIDMKTGFCFGCGRTRDEIAGWIAMTPESRRAVLADLPARLETVERRPRRETRRARMARERDALS, encoded by the coding sequence ATGAGCGCCATCGAGTCTCCCTGCATCCTGGTCTGTTCGATCGACATGAAAACTGGCTTCTGCTTCGGTTGCGGCCGCACGCGCGATGAAATCGCCGGCTGGATCGCGATGACCCCGGAAAGCCGGCGAGCGGTCCTGGCCGATCTGCCGGCCAGGCTCGAAACCGTCGAGCGGAGGCCGCGCCGGGAAACGCGGCGCGCCCGCATGGCGCGTGAGCGCGACGCTCTGTCATGA
- a CDS encoding glutathione S-transferase — protein sequence MKLFDGGRAPNPRRVRVFLAEKGLTVPLVPIDMRALEHRAEAVASRNPLRRLPVLELDDGTIITESIAICRYFEELHPDPALFGQGALGKAKVEMWQRRMEFNLLSCVAAAFRHIHPAMKDWEVPQIPEWGEANKPKAIEFLHQLDRELADREFAAGDHYSVADITGLIAIDFMKPARIKLPEECTNVQRWHAAISSRPSAAA from the coding sequence ATGAAGCTGTTCGATGGCGGTCGCGCGCCCAATCCGAGGCGCGTTCGGGTCTTCCTAGCGGAAAAAGGATTGACGGTGCCGCTGGTGCCCATCGACATGCGCGCACTGGAGCATCGCGCAGAAGCCGTGGCTTCGCGCAATCCGCTGCGGCGTCTGCCGGTCCTGGAACTCGACGACGGCACGATCATCACCGAATCCATCGCCATCTGCCGCTACTTCGAGGAACTGCATCCGGATCCTGCCTTGTTCGGGCAGGGCGCGCTCGGCAAGGCGAAGGTCGAGATGTGGCAAAGGCGCATGGAGTTCAACCTGCTGAGTTGTGTGGCCGCCGCCTTCCGGCACATCCATCCGGCGATGAAGGATTGGGAGGTGCCGCAGATCCCCGAATGGGGCGAAGCCAACAAGCCCAAGGCAATCGAGTTCCTGCATCAACTCGACCGCGAACTGGCGGACAGGGAATTCGCCGCTGGCGATCATTATTCGGTCGCCGACATCACCGGGCTGATCGCCATCGATTTCATGAAACCGGCGCGTATCAAGCTGCCGGAGGAATGCACCAATGTGCAGCGCTGGCACGCCGCGATCTCCAGCCGGCCGAGCGCCGCTGCCTGA
- a CDS encoding Lrp/AsnC family transcriptional regulator, giving the protein MDRLDRKILRLLQEDATLAVADVAKKVGLSTTPCWRRIQKLEEEGVIKRRVAILDHEKVNVRVTVFVSIRTNSHSHEWLRRFSEVIQEFPEVVEFYRMSGDVDYLLRVVVPDIAAYDAFYKRLIAKIEIRDVSSSFAMEQIKYTTEMPLDYMILDKESGANAA; this is encoded by the coding sequence ATGGATCGCCTTGACCGAAAAATTCTGCGCCTTCTTCAGGAGGACGCGACACTCGCGGTCGCCGACGTCGCGAAGAAAGTCGGCCTGTCGACCACGCCGTGCTGGCGGCGCATCCAGAAGCTCGAGGAAGAGGGCGTCATCAAGCGGCGCGTGGCCATCCTCGACCATGAGAAGGTCAATGTCCGCGTCACCGTCTTCGTGTCGATCCGCACCAATTCGCACAGCCACGAATGGCTACGGCGCTTCTCCGAAGTCATCCAGGAATTTCCCGAGGTGGTCGAATTTTACCGGATGAGCGGCGACGTCGATTATCTCTTGCGCGTGGTGGTGCCCGACATCGCCGCGTATGACGCTTTCTACAAGCGGCTGATCGCCAAGATCGAGATCCGCGATGTGTCGTCGTCTTTCGCAATGGAGCAGATCAAGTACACGACCGAGATGCCGCTCGACTACATGATCCTGGACAAGGAGTCGGGCGCAAATGCGGCGTAA
- a CDS encoding ABC transporter substrate-binding protein yields MRIALRIALAASAALLTLGVAQAQEKTLRIGTEGAYPPFNNLTSDGQLVGFDIDIAKALCDEMKVKCTFVAQDWDGIIPALQAGKFDAIVASMSITPERQEKVDFTHKYYNTPSAIAVPKDSPLKGVTKEDLAGKSIGVATTTTHFNYASKTYTDSTIKGYPSSPEEQADLANGRLDAIEDDIVVLQQWLDSPDGACCKILGQPSPQPVEIFGPGAGIAVRKGETDLVNKLNAAIDAIRKNGKYKEINDKYFKFDVYGAES; encoded by the coding sequence ATGCGTATTGCACTGCGTATTGCGCTTGCCGCTTCGGCCGCGCTGCTGACACTTGGCGTCGCCCAGGCTCAGGAAAAGACCCTGCGGATCGGCACCGAAGGCGCGTACCCTCCCTTCAACAACCTGACGTCGGACGGCCAGCTGGTCGGCTTCGACATCGACATCGCCAAAGCGCTTTGCGACGAGATGAAGGTGAAGTGCACCTTCGTCGCGCAGGACTGGGACGGCATCATCCCGGCGCTGCAGGCCGGCAAGTTCGACGCCATCGTCGCCTCGATGTCGATCACGCCTGAGCGTCAGGAGAAGGTCGACTTCACCCACAAATACTACAACACCCCGTCGGCGATCGCAGTGCCGAAGGATTCACCGCTCAAGGGCGTGACCAAGGAAGATCTCGCCGGCAAGTCGATCGGCGTCGCCACCACGACGACGCATTTCAACTATGCCTCCAAGACCTACACCGACAGCACGATCAAGGGCTATCCGAGCAGCCCCGAGGAGCAGGCCGACCTCGCCAACGGCCGCCTCGACGCCATCGAGGACGATATCGTGGTGCTGCAGCAGTGGCTGGATTCGCCTGACGGCGCCTGCTGCAAGATCCTCGGCCAGCCGTCGCCGCAGCCGGTCGAGATCTTCGGGCCTGGCGCCGGCATCGCCGTGCGCAAGGGCGAGACCGATCTGGTCAACAAGTTGAATGCCGCGATCGACGCCATCCGCAAGAATGGAAAGTACAAGGAAATCAACGACAAGTACTTCAAGTTCGACGTCTACGGCGCCGAATCCTGA
- a CDS encoding thermonuclease family protein: protein MSRSWSRGPRRRYAPSQPRSLRQRLLDYGLTVLVLGLLILVAARIDRFELRREEGAAIVNDGDSITLGAVRIRMRGIDAPEYTQVCRKDGADYLCGMLARQALVRLIADRPVSCSGWQRDRYGRLLGDCKAGETDLNRAQVQAGWAVAYGDFEAEQAVARAAKVGIWAGTFEAPQDWRDSHHHRIERKHGLLASLGDSLRELFRLW, encoded by the coding sequence ATGAGCCGTTCCTGGTCGCGAGGGCCGCGCCGGCGCTACGCGCCTAGCCAGCCGCGGAGCCTTCGGCAAAGGCTGCTGGACTACGGGTTGACCGTACTTGTGCTTGGCCTGCTCATCCTGGTGGCGGCTCGGATCGATCGTTTCGAGTTGCGCAGGGAGGAGGGCGCGGCGATCGTCAATGATGGCGATTCGATCACGCTGGGGGCGGTGCGCATCCGTATGCGGGGCATCGATGCGCCGGAGTATACGCAGGTCTGCCGCAAGGACGGCGCCGACTATCTCTGCGGCATGCTGGCGAGGCAGGCTCTCGTGCGTCTTATCGCTGATAGGCCGGTATCCTGCAGCGGCTGGCAGCGCGATCGCTACGGCCGGCTGCTCGGCGATTGCAAGGCGGGAGAGACCGATTTGAACCGGGCTCAGGTGCAGGCTGGATGGGCCGTCGCCTATGGCGACTTCGAGGCCGAGCAGGCTGTCGCGAGGGCGGCCAAGGTCGGTATCTGGGCCGGCACGTTCGAGGCGCCGCAGGACTGGCGCGACAGTCATCACCACCGGATCGAAAGGAAGCACGGCCTGCTGGCTTCGCTCGGCGATTCGCTGCGTGAACTCTTCCGGCTGTGGTGA